Proteins found in one Luteimonas chenhongjianii genomic segment:
- a CDS encoding ferritin-like domain-containing protein, which translates to MSAAVAADAPHLFAAARHCLDARDPDEKVALTQAYARRFEAGALPLDPSAPAPEPIRMPGRPERPRLVHPRELPRRGFGTDEGRAAFIHAIAHIELNAIDLGWDAVYRFRDLPADYYADWLSVAADEARHFMMLRTRLRALGFDYGDFDAHNGLWEMCEKTAHDGMARMALVPRVLEARGLDVTPGMIVKLRALGDHDTVGVLEVILEEEVAHVAAGSRWFRWFCERRGVEPESTFRDLLSEYARAVLHGPFNIDARAAAGFSAEELAALQALAER; encoded by the coding sequence GTGAGCGCGGCGGTGGCCGCGGACGCGCCGCACCTGTTCGCGGCCGCGCGGCATTGCCTCGATGCACGCGATCCCGACGAGAAGGTCGCGCTGACGCAGGCCTATGCGCGTCGCTTCGAGGCGGGCGCGCTGCCGCTTGACCCGTCCGCCCCCGCGCCCGAGCCGATCCGCATGCCCGGCCGGCCCGAGCGGCCCAGGCTCGTGCACCCGCGCGAGCTGCCGCGCCGCGGCTTCGGCACCGACGAGGGCCGCGCGGCCTTCATCCATGCGATCGCGCATATCGAGCTCAACGCGATCGATCTGGGCTGGGACGCGGTGTATCGCTTCCGCGACCTGCCTGCGGACTACTACGCCGACTGGCTGTCCGTCGCCGCGGACGAAGCGCGCCACTTCATGATGCTGCGCACGCGGCTGCGCGCACTGGGCTTCGACTACGGCGATTTCGACGCGCACAACGGCCTGTGGGAAATGTGCGAAAAGACCGCGCATGACGGCATGGCGCGCATGGCGCTGGTGCCGCGCGTGCTCGAGGCGCGCGGGCTCGACGTGACGCCGGGAATGATCGTCAAGCTGCGCGCGCTGGGCGATCACGACACTGTCGGCGTGCTCGAAGTCATCCTGGAAGAGGAAGTCGCGCACGTCGCTGCGGGAAGCCGCTGGTTCCGCTGGTTCTGCGAACGACGCGGGGTGGAGCCGGAATCGACCTTCCGCGACCTGCTGTCGGAATATGCGCGCGCGGTGCTGCACGGGCCGTTCAACATCGACGCACGAGCCGCGGCGGGCTTCAGCGCGGAAGAGCTGGCCGCGCTGCAGGCGCTCGCCGAGCGCTGA
- the upp gene encoding uracil phosphoribosyltransferase, with product MKTVEVRHPLVQHKLGLMRRADNSTKTFRELSAEVATLLTYEATADLETEDAEVHGWAGPVRVRRIKGRKITLVPILRAGIGMLPGVLELIPAAKVSVVGIKRDEDSLQAVPYYENLVGDMADRTALILDPMLATGGTLIATVAMLKAAGASRIKGLFLVAAPEGLKALEAVHPDVEVYTASIDTHLNEKGYILPGLGDAGDKIFGTRVD from the coding sequence ATGAAAACCGTCGAAGTCCGCCATCCGCTGGTCCAGCACAAGCTCGGCCTGATGCGCCGCGCCGACAACAGCACCAAGACCTTCCGCGAACTGTCGGCCGAGGTCGCCACGCTGCTGACCTACGAGGCGACCGCGGATCTGGAAACAGAGGATGCCGAGGTCCATGGCTGGGCCGGGCCGGTGCGCGTGCGCCGGATCAAGGGCCGCAAGATCACCCTGGTGCCGATCCTGCGCGCCGGCATCGGCATGCTGCCGGGCGTGCTGGAGCTGATTCCCGCGGCCAAGGTCAGCGTGGTCGGCATCAAGCGCGACGAGGATTCGCTCCAGGCGGTGCCCTACTACGAGAACCTCGTCGGCGACATGGCCGACCGCACCGCGCTGATCCTCGATCCGATGCTGGCCACCGGCGGCACCCTGATCGCGACCGTCGCGATGCTCAAGGCCGCAGGCGCGAGCCGTATCAAGGGCCTGTTCCTGGTGGCCGCGCCCGAGGGGCTCAAGGCGCTCGAAGCGGTGCATCCCGACGTCGAGGTGTATACCGCCTCGATCGACACGCACCTCAACGAGAAGGGCTACATCCTGCCGGGCCTCGGCGACGCCGGCGACAAGATCTTCGGCACGCGGGTGGACTGA
- the purF gene encoding amidophosphoribosyltransferase, with amino-acid sequence MCGIVGIVGTSEVAAALYDGLTVLQHRGQDAAGIAVASGTVMRVHKGNGLVRDVFDSKSMDLLQGRVGIAHCRYPTAGSEGHDEAQPFYVNSPYGIALAHNGNLVNTEQLRQQVFETDRRNVNTQSDSEVLLNVFAHELDRERALTPEAAFRAVEGVNRRAKGGYAVVATVLGLGLVAFRDPHGIRPLVLGRRETAEGVEYAVASESVALDILGFERLRDVEPGEGIVITPRGELHHRQCAPQQPHAPCIFEYVYFARPDSMIENISVHKARMRMGVTLGEKILRLRPDHDIDTVIPIPDTSRDAALEISNTLGVKYREGFIKNRYVGRTFIMPGQGERAKSVKRKLNPIPLEFRNRVVLLVDDSIVRGTTSKQIVQMARDAGAKKVYLASAAPPVRYPNIYGIDMPSVDELVAHNRTEKEIEEFLGCDWLIYQDLADLESAVSGPKFPDLRFDSSCFSGEYVTGIEPGYFERLQQLRSDEAKKKRRA; translated from the coding sequence ATGTGCGGGATCGTCGGAATCGTCGGAACCTCTGAAGTCGCGGCCGCGCTGTACGACGGCCTGACGGTGCTCCAGCACCGCGGACAGGACGCGGCGGGCATCGCTGTCGCCAGTGGCACTGTGATGCGCGTGCACAAGGGCAACGGCCTGGTGCGCGACGTGTTCGACAGCAAGTCCATGGACCTGCTGCAGGGCCGGGTCGGCATCGCCCACTGCCGCTATCCGACCGCGGGCAGCGAAGGCCATGACGAGGCGCAGCCGTTCTACGTCAATTCGCCCTACGGCATCGCGCTCGCCCACAACGGCAACCTGGTCAACACCGAACAGCTGCGCCAGCAGGTGTTCGAGACCGACCGGCGCAACGTCAACACGCAGTCGGATTCGGAAGTGCTGCTCAACGTGTTCGCGCACGAGCTCGACCGCGAGCGGGCGCTGACGCCGGAGGCTGCGTTCCGCGCGGTCGAAGGCGTGAACCGCCGCGCCAAGGGCGGCTATGCGGTCGTCGCGACGGTGCTGGGCCTGGGCCTGGTCGCGTTCCGCGACCCGCACGGCATCCGCCCGCTGGTGCTCGGCCGCCGCGAGACCGCCGAGGGCGTCGAGTACGCCGTGGCCTCGGAATCGGTGGCGCTCGACATCCTCGGCTTCGAGCGTCTGCGCGACGTCGAGCCGGGCGAGGGCATCGTGATCACGCCGCGCGGTGAACTGCACCACCGCCAGTGCGCGCCGCAGCAGCCGCACGCGCCGTGCATCTTCGAGTACGTGTACTTCGCGCGCCCGGACTCGATGATCGAGAACATCTCGGTGCACAAGGCGCGCATGCGCATGGGCGTGACGCTCGGCGAGAAGATCCTGCGCCTGCGGCCCGACCACGACATCGATACGGTGATTCCGATTCCGGACACCTCGCGCGACGCGGCGCTGGAAATCTCCAACACGCTCGGTGTGAAGTACCGCGAGGGCTTCATCAAGAACCGCTACGTGGGCCGCACCTTCATCATGCCGGGGCAGGGCGAGCGCGCGAAGTCGGTGAAGCGCAAGCTCAATCCGATTCCGCTGGAGTTCCGCAACCGCGTGGTGCTGCTGGTCGACGATTCGATCGTGCGCGGCACCACGTCCAAGCAGATCGTGCAGATGGCGCGCGACGCCGGCGCCAAGAAGGTGTATCTCGCGTCCGCGGCGCCTCCGGTGCGCTATCCGAACATCTACGGCATCGACATGCCGTCGGTCGACGAACTGGTCGCGCACAACCGCACCGAGAAGGAAATCGAGGAATTCCTCGGCTGCGACTGGCTGATCTACCAGGATCTGGCCGATCTGGAATCCGCGGTCTCCGGGCCCAAGTTCCCGGACCTGCGCTTCGACAGCTCCTGCTTCAGCGGCGAATACGTGACCGGCATCGAGCCGGGCTATTTCGAACGCCTGCAGCAGCTGCGCAGCGACGAGGCAAAGAAGAAGCGCCGGGCGTGA
- the secF gene encoding protein translocase subunit SecF has product MKIFPLTLIPANTRIDFMRMRHIWVALFVLLSIASVAVVGLKGFNFALDFTGGTAVNVRFEQAVSVDDVRERLETAGIANAQVQTFGSGTDLLIRVRGEEDQTNVDGNAELAASVLSAASTPENPGRILSTESIGSQVSGDLRKNAIYAAIFVLVGFLLYISVRFEWKFAVVASLTTLFDVMVVAALFSLTGREFDLTVLAGLLSVMGFSINDTIVVFDRVRENFRVLRADPLEVFNRSINQTLSRTIITSLVFFLSVLALFLYGGGSLEGLALTQMLGALVGTLSSIFIACPLLTYGALKVTKQDLLPKARDEEALARRP; this is encoded by the coding sequence ATGAAAATTTTCCCGTTGACACTTATCCCGGCCAACACCCGCATCGACTTCATGCGGATGCGGCACATCTGGGTCGCGTTGTTCGTCCTGCTGTCCATTGCCTCGGTCGCGGTGGTGGGGCTGAAGGGCTTCAATTTCGCCCTCGACTTCACCGGCGGCACTGCCGTCAATGTCCGCTTCGAGCAGGCCGTCAGCGTCGACGACGTGCGCGAGCGCCTGGAGACGGCAGGCATCGCCAACGCCCAGGTGCAGACCTTCGGCAGCGGCACCGACCTGCTCATCCGGGTGCGTGGTGAGGAAGACCAGACGAACGTGGACGGCAATGCCGAGCTTGCCGCGAGCGTGCTGTCGGCGGCATCCACGCCGGAGAATCCCGGCCGGATCCTGAGCACCGAGTCGATCGGTTCGCAGGTGTCGGGCGACCTGCGCAAGAACGCCATCTACGCGGCGATCTTCGTGCTGGTGGGCTTCCTGCTCTACATCAGCGTGCGCTTCGAATGGAAGTTCGCGGTCGTCGCCAGCCTGACCACGCTGTTCGACGTGATGGTGGTGGCTGCGTTGTTCTCGCTGACCGGGCGTGAGTTCGATCTCACCGTGCTGGCTGGTCTGCTCTCGGTGATGGGCTTCTCGATCAACGACACCATCGTGGTCTTCGACCGCGTGCGCGAGAACTTCCGCGTACTGCGCGCCGATCCGCTGGAGGTGTTCAACCGGTCGATCAACCAGACCCTGTCGCGCACCATCATCACCTCGCTGGTGTTTTTCCTGTCGGTGCTCGCCCTGTTCCTCTACGGCGGCGGTTCGCTCGAAGGCCTGGCGCTGACCCAGATGTTAGGCGCACTGGTCGGTACCCTGTCGTCGATCTTCATTGCTTGCCCGCTGCTGACATATGGCGCGCTGAAGGTGACCAAGCAGGACCTGCTGCCGAAGGCGCGCGACGAGGAAGCGTTGGCGCGCCGTCCCTGA
- the tgt gene encoding tRNA guanosine(34) transglycosylase Tgt, which produces MSRMSFQLLGADGAARRGRISFPRGTIETPAFMPVGTYGTVKGVLPHQIRALGAEIILGNTFHLYLRPGLEVIEAHGGLHGFARWDKPILTDSGGFQVFSLAHKRKITEEGVTFAAPTDGAKVFLGPEESMRIQKVLDSDIVMIFDECPPVQIDGKPVHPRVVEKSMELSLRWAARSRRAHEGNDAALFGIVQGGVHHDLRTRSVEGLKEIGFDGYAIGGLAVGETEDERNAMLEHTAPQLPEDRPRYLMGVGRPEDLVEAVARGVDMFDCVMPTRNARNGHFFTSTGVIRIRNAKFEKDLRPIEEGCGCEACAGGFTRAYLRHLDRCGEMLGPMLGTLHNLWYYQKLMADMRAAIAAGTFSAFRESFYAARQGTEAP; this is translated from the coding sequence ATGTCCAGAATGTCCTTCCAGCTGCTCGGCGCCGACGGCGCCGCGCGCCGTGGCCGCATCAGCTTTCCGCGCGGCACCATCGAAACCCCCGCCTTCATGCCGGTGGGCACCTACGGCACGGTCAAGGGCGTGCTGCCGCATCAGATCCGCGCGCTGGGCGCGGAGATCATCCTCGGCAACACCTTCCACCTGTACCTGCGGCCGGGGCTGGAGGTCATCGAGGCGCACGGCGGGCTGCATGGCTTCGCGCGCTGGGACAAGCCCATCCTCACCGATTCCGGCGGGTTCCAGGTGTTCTCGCTGGCGCACAAGCGCAAGATCACCGAGGAGGGCGTGACCTTCGCCGCGCCTACCGACGGCGCCAAGGTATTCCTCGGTCCCGAGGAGAGCATGCGCATCCAGAAGGTGCTCGACTCGGACATCGTGATGATCTTCGACGAGTGCCCGCCGGTGCAGATCGACGGCAAGCCGGTCCATCCGCGCGTGGTCGAAAAATCGATGGAGCTGTCGCTGCGCTGGGCCGCGCGCTCCCGGCGCGCGCACGAAGGCAACGACGCGGCGCTGTTCGGCATCGTCCAGGGCGGCGTGCACCATGATCTGCGCACGCGCTCGGTCGAGGGTCTCAAGGAGATCGGCTTCGACGGCTATGCGATCGGTGGCCTCGCGGTCGGCGAGACCGAGGACGAACGCAATGCCATGCTCGAGCACACCGCGCCGCAGCTGCCCGAGGACCGGCCGCGCTACCTGATGGGCGTGGGCCGGCCGGAGGATCTGGTCGAGGCGGTGGCGCGGGGCGTCGACATGTTCGACTGCGTGATGCCCACCCGCAACGCGCGCAACGGCCACTTCTTCACCTCCACCGGGGTGATCCGCATCCGCAACGCCAAGTTCGAGAAGGACCTGCGCCCGATCGAGGAGGGCTGCGGCTGCGAGGCCTGCGCCGGCGGCTTCACCCGGGCCTACCTGCGGCATCTGGACCGGTGCGGCGAGATGCTCGGGCCCATGCTCGGTACCCTGCACAACCTCTGGTACTACCAGAAGCTCATGGCCGACATGCGCGCCGCGATCGCCGCGGGAACCTTTTCCGCGTTCCGCGAGTCCTTCTATGCGGCCCGGCAGGGCACCGAGGCGCCCTAG
- a CDS encoding Lrp/AsnC family transcriptional regulator, producing MFIESADVRLLSLLRENARLSTAEIARRLGLSRTTVQSRIERLERAGVISGYTVRMRDDFEHGHIRAQIMITVRPRQTTPVVTALRAISAVRALHSVSGHYDLIALGVVPTVADMDELTDRIGCIEGVERTTSSIILSTKFER from the coding sequence ATGTTCATCGAATCCGCTGATGTTCGCCTGCTCAGCCTGCTGCGCGAGAACGCGCGCCTGTCGACCGCCGAGATCGCGCGCCGGCTTGGGCTGTCACGCACCACGGTGCAGAGCCGGATCGAGCGTCTGGAGCGCGCCGGCGTGATCAGCGGCTACACGGTGCGCATGCGCGACGACTTCGAACATGGGCATATCCGCGCCCAGATCATGATTACCGTGCGACCCCGCCAGACCACACCGGTGGTCACCGCCTTGCGCGCGATCAGCGCGGTGCGCGCGCTGCACTCGGTCAGCGGCCACTACGACCTGATCGCACTGGGCGTGGTGCCGACGGTGGCGGACATGGATGAACTGACCGACCGCATCGGCTGTATCGAAGGCGTGGAACGCACGACCTCGTCGATCATCCTGTCGACCAAGTTCGAAAGATAA
- a CDS encoding aminotransferase class III-fold pyridoxal phosphate-dependent enzyme, with protein sequence MSVIQILAPLRAHAGKRRTAGLPDDVLERFAKTHPELLEVAHAAVDAHAALATDFADLLDLDEDAQARTVQAGYVNFYQADAVNPYVALAARGPWIVTLKGAVLHDSGGYGMLGFGHTPKAVIEAMARPVPMANIMTPSLSQLKLDRALRREIGHTREGGCPYSHFLCLNSGSESVGLAARIADINTRTQTDAGGRHAGRTVKRIVVKGSFHGRTERPALYSDSSRATYKKYLASFRNEDSLIAVPPYDVDALRKAFADADANGWFVEAVFLEPVMGEGDPGRSLPPAFYAAARELTRDHGSLLLVDSIQAGLRAHGVLSVVDYPGFEGLDAPDMETYSKALNAGQYPLSVLAVTEHAAKLYRSGVYGNTMTANPRALDVACAVLAELTPEVRANIRDAGRKSVEALEALKTELDGLITKVQGTGLLFSCELAPQFKCYGAGSTEEWLREQGLGVIHGGANSLRFTPHFNIDDDEIALMVSMVGRALREGPRQSSAAAA encoded by the coding sequence ATGTCCGTGATCCAGATCCTCGCCCCGCTGCGTGCCCATGCCGGCAAGCGCCGCACCGCCGGCCTTCCCGACGACGTGCTCGAGCGCTTCGCGAAGACCCATCCCGAACTGCTCGAAGTGGCGCACGCCGCGGTCGATGCACATGCCGCGCTGGCAACCGATTTCGCCGATCTGCTCGATCTGGACGAGGATGCGCAGGCGCGCACCGTGCAGGCGGGCTACGTCAACTTCTATCAGGCCGATGCGGTGAATCCGTATGTCGCGCTGGCCGCGCGCGGTCCCTGGATCGTCACCCTCAAGGGCGCCGTGCTCCACGATTCGGGCGGCTACGGCATGCTCGGTTTCGGCCACACGCCCAAAGCTGTGATCGAGGCGATGGCCCGGCCGGTGCCGATGGCCAACATCATGACGCCGAGCCTGTCGCAGCTGAAACTCGACCGCGCCCTGCGCCGCGAGATCGGCCACACACGCGAGGGCGGCTGCCCCTACAGCCACTTCCTGTGCCTGAATTCCGGTTCGGAATCGGTAGGCCTCGCCGCGCGCATCGCCGACATCAACACCCGCACCCAGACCGATGCCGGTGGCCGCCATGCCGGCCGCACGGTCAAGCGCATCGTCGTCAAGGGCAGTTTCCACGGGCGCACCGAACGGCCGGCGCTGTACTCGGATTCCTCGCGCGCCACCTACAAGAAATACCTTGCGAGCTTCCGCAACGAGGATTCGCTGATCGCGGTGCCGCCCTACGATGTCGACGCACTGCGCAAGGCGTTCGCGGACGCCGACGCGAACGGCTGGTTCGTGGAAGCGGTGTTCCTCGAGCCGGTCATGGGCGAAGGCGATCCGGGCCGCTCGCTGCCGCCGGCGTTCTACGCCGCCGCGCGCGAACTCACCCGCGACCACGGCAGCCTGCTGCTGGTCGATTCGATCCAGGCGGGGCTGCGCGCCCACGGCGTGCTGTCGGTCGTCGACTATCCGGGCTTCGAAGGCCTCGACGCACCGGACATGGAGACGTACTCCAAGGCACTCAACGCGGGCCAGTACCCGCTGTCGGTGCTTGCGGTGACCGAGCATGCCGCGAAGCTCTACAGGAGCGGCGTGTACGGCAACACGATGACGGCCAATCCGCGCGCGCTCGACGTGGCCTGCGCCGTGCTCGCCGAGCTCACGCCCGAGGTGCGCGCCAACATCCGCGACGCCGGACGCAAGTCGGTCGAGGCGCTCGAAGCGCTGAAGACGGAACTCGATGGCCTCATCACCAAGGTCCAGGGCACCGGCCTGCTGTTCTCCTGCGAACTCGCGCCCCAGTTCAAGTGCTATGGCGCCGGATCGACCGAGGAATGGTTGCGCGAGCAGGGCCTGGGCGTGATCCACGGTGGCGCGAACTCGCTGCGCTTCACCCCGCACTTCAACATCGACGACGACGAGATCGCGCTGATGGTGTCGATGGTCGGCCGGGCGCTGCGCGAAGGCCCGCGCCAGTCGAGCGCAGCGGCGGCCTGA
- the yajC gene encoding preprotein translocase subunit YajC has protein sequence MNLLDFVIAPAHAAAGAPAGPSLLSTLAFPVILILIMYFLMIRPQMKRTKEHRAMLEKLAVGDEVITNGGIAGVVRAIGDSFLTLEIAERVEIRVQKGAVGNVLPKGTLKSA, from the coding sequence ATGAATCTGCTGGACTTTGTGATTGCTCCCGCCCATGCCGCCGCTGGCGCCCCGGCCGGCCCGAGCCTGCTGTCGACGCTGGCCTTCCCGGTCATCCTGATCCTGATCATGTACTTCCTGATGATCCGGCCGCAGATGAAGCGCACCAAAGAGCACCGCGCGATGCTCGAGAAGCTGGCGGTCGGTGACGAAGTCATCACCAATGGCGGGATTGCCGGCGTGGTCCGCGCGATCGGTGACAGCTTCCTGACCCTCGAGATCGCCGAGCGCGTCGAGATCCGCGTGCAGAAGGGCGCGGTCGGCAACGTGCTCCCCAAGGGCACCCTGAAGTCGGCCTGA
- the secD gene encoding protein translocase subunit SecD, with protein MLEFPRWKYALILVVLVLAALYALPNAYQKNPSVQITPSTSEARIDEALRQRVEVLLSEAGVTPIGTEIDDNHLLVRLHDADAQTVASDVLRPALGENYSVALNLASTVPQWLSDLGARPMSLGLDLQGGVHFVMQVDQAAALQKRVEGYADGIRTALRDARIGYSSVERRNDNTIGVVLVEGADVNAARARIMESLASASGQVVGGSGPQVLADGNRITVRLSQGEIDRIAADAVEQNRTVISNRINAIGVAEPVLQRQGEDRLVIQLPGLQDTAEAKRLIGATATLEFRAVTGDENQAAAVVASGSIPADSRIYYNETGTPLLLSRRILVSGDQLINANPTTDSQTGTPSVSITLNSAGGKRMLDHTLQNVGQRLGIVYVERIPTVRMVDGEEVRSSRSIERVISSSTIRGVFGREFQTTGLSREEANDLARQLKAGALAAPMDFVEERVVGPSLGAENVERGLTAVAYAFVFTLIFFMLYYRMFGIVTCLALILNLLIVVAVMSLFGATMSLPGFAGLALSIGLSVDANVLINERIREELRAGMPPKAAIVTGYEKASDTIFDSNLTGIIAGVALYAFGTGPLQGFAVTLVIGIVASMFTAIVVSRALVTLIYAPRKKLKSLAI; from the coding sequence ATGCTTGAATTTCCCCGCTGGAAGTACGCCCTGATCCTGGTGGTGCTGGTCCTGGCTGCGCTGTATGCGCTGCCCAACGCCTACCAGAAGAACCCGTCGGTGCAGATCACCCCGAGCACCAGTGAGGCGCGCATCGACGAGGCCCTGCGCCAGCGCGTGGAGGTCCTGCTGAGCGAAGCCGGCGTGACGCCGATCGGCACGGAGATCGATGACAATCATCTGCTCGTGCGGTTGCATGACGCGGATGCGCAGACAGTGGCCTCCGACGTGCTGCGTCCGGCGCTGGGCGAGAACTATTCGGTCGCGTTGAACCTCGCTTCGACCGTGCCCCAGTGGCTGTCGGATCTGGGCGCACGGCCGATGTCGCTGGGCCTCGACCTCCAGGGCGGCGTGCATTTCGTGATGCAGGTCGACCAGGCCGCGGCGCTGCAGAAGCGCGTGGAAGGTTACGCGGACGGCATCCGGACAGCGCTGCGCGACGCACGCATCGGCTATTCCAGCGTCGAGCGCCGCAACGACAACACCATCGGCGTGGTGCTGGTGGAGGGGGCGGACGTCAACGCCGCCCGCGCACGCATCATGGAAAGCCTGGCCAGCGCGTCGGGCCAGGTGGTCGGCGGCAGTGGCCCGCAGGTGCTGGCCGACGGCAACCGCATCACCGTGCGCCTGTCGCAGGGCGAGATCGACCGCATCGCTGCCGACGCGGTCGAGCAGAACCGCACCGTGATCTCCAACCGCATCAACGCGATCGGCGTTGCCGAGCCGGTGCTGCAGCGCCAGGGCGAGGACCGCCTGGTCATCCAGCTGCCCGGTCTGCAGGACACCGCCGAGGCCAAGCGCCTGATCGGCGCGACCGCGACGCTCGAGTTCCGCGCCGTCACCGGCGACGAGAACCAGGCCGCAGCAGTGGTCGCGTCGGGAAGCATCCCGGCCGACTCGCGCATCTACTACAACGAGACCGGCACGCCGCTGCTGCTGTCGCGCCGCATCCTGGTATCGGGCGATCAGCTGATCAATGCCAATCCGACCACCGATTCGCAGACCGGCACTCCGTCCGTGAGCATCACGCTCAACAGCGCGGGCGGCAAGCGCATGCTCGACCACACGCTGCAGAACGTCGGCCAGCGCCTGGGCATCGTCTACGTCGAGCGCATTCCGACCGTCCGTATGGTCGACGGCGAGGAAGTGCGATCTTCGCGCAGCATCGAGCGCGTCATCAGCTCTTCGACGATCCGCGGCGTATTCGGGCGCGAGTTCCAGACCACCGGCCTGTCCCGCGAAGAAGCCAACGACCTGGCCCGCCAGCTCAAGGCCGGCGCACTGGCCGCGCCGATGGACTTCGTCGAGGAACGCGTTGTCGGCCCGAGCCTGGGCGCGGAGAACGTGGAGCGCGGTCTGACCGCGGTGGCCTACGCATTCGTCTTCACGCTGATCTTCTTCATGCTGTACTACCGCATGTTCGGCATCGTGACCTGCCTGGCGCTGATCCTGAACCTGCTGATCGTGGTCGCGGTGATGTCGCTGTTCGGCGCCACGATGTCCTTGCCGGGCTTCGCTGGTCTGGCGTTGTCGATCGGCCTGTCGGTCGACGCCAACGTGCTGATCAACGAGCGCATCCGCGAGGAGCTGCGCGCGGGCATGCCGCCCAAGGCGGCGATCGTGACCGGCTATGAGAAGGCGTCGGACACCATCTTCGACTCCAACCTCACCGGCATCATCGCGGGCGTTGCGCTGTATGCCTTCGGTACCGGCCCGCTGCAGGGCTTCGCGGTCACGCTGGTGATCGGCATCGTCGCCTCGATGTTCACCGCGATCGTCGTGTCGCGTGCGCTGGTCACGTTGATCTATGCGCCGCGCAAGAAGCTCAAGTCCCTGGCGATCTGA
- the queA gene encoding tRNA preQ1(34) S-adenosylmethionine ribosyltransferase-isomerase QueA → MKKSDFRFDLPEALIAQAPLAERSASRMLVVPPGAGAFDDRHVRDLPGLLQPGDLLVFNDTRVIPARLFGNKASGGRVEILIERMLPGNEARAQIRASKSPRPGGRIVLEGGGEAEVLSRDEGFYHLRFHVEDALESWLLKVGRMPLPPYIRREPGRDDAERYQTVFAREIGAVAAPTAGLHFDDALLAALRARGVEFGHVTLHVGAGTFLPMRVEDVREHRMHSEWLNVGAELIAQIHRTRESGGRVIAVGTTVVRALESASVDGELHPFAGETQIFIFPGYRIRSVDAMVTNFHLSESTLLMLVSAFAGRERVLAAYAHAVQAQYRFFSYGDAMLLWGQPDGEASPAR, encoded by the coding sequence TTGAAGAAGTCCGATTTCCGTTTCGACCTGCCGGAAGCTCTGATCGCCCAGGCGCCGCTGGCCGAGCGCTCGGCCAGCCGGATGCTGGTGGTGCCGCCCGGTGCGGGCGCGTTCGACGACCGCCATGTGCGTGATCTGCCGGGTCTGCTGCAGCCGGGCGACCTGCTGGTGTTCAACGACACCCGGGTGATCCCGGCGCGGCTGTTCGGCAACAAGGCCAGTGGCGGGCGGGTGGAGATCCTCATCGAACGCATGCTGCCCGGCAACGAGGCGCGCGCGCAGATCCGGGCCAGCAAATCGCCCAGGCCCGGAGGCCGCATCGTGCTCGAGGGCGGCGGCGAGGCGGAGGTGCTGTCGCGCGACGAGGGCTTCTACCACCTGCGTTTCCATGTCGAGGATGCACTGGAATCCTGGCTGCTCAAGGTCGGGCGCATGCCGTTGCCGCCCTACATCCGCCGCGAGCCGGGGCGCGATGACGCCGAGCGCTACCAGACCGTGTTCGCGCGCGAGATCGGCGCGGTGGCGGCGCCGACCGCCGGCCTGCATTTCGACGACGCCCTGCTGGCTGCGCTGCGCGCGCGGGGCGTGGAGTTCGGACACGTGACCCTGCACGTCGGCGCCGGCACCTTCCTGCCGATGCGCGTCGAGGATGTGCGCGAGCACCGCATGCACAGCGAATGGCTGAACGTCGGCGCGGAACTGATCGCCCAGATCCATCGCACGCGTGAGTCCGGCGGCCGGGTGATCGCGGTCGGCACGACCGTGGTACGGGCACTCGAGAGCGCCAGCGTCGATGGCGAGTTGCATCCGTTTGCGGGCGAAACGCAGATCTTCATCTTCCCCGGCTATCGCATCCGCAGCGTCGATGCGATGGTCACCAACTTCCATCTGTCCGAGTCGACCCTGCTGATGCTGGTGTCGGCATTCGCCGGCAGGGAACGGGTGCTCGCAGCCTACGCGCACGCGGTGCAGGCGCAGTACCGGTTCTTCTCCTACGGCGATGCGATGCTGCTGTGGGGGCAGCCGGACGGGGAGGCTTCGCCAGCGAGGTAA